A window of the Brachyhypopomus gauderio isolate BG-103 chromosome 14, BGAUD_0.2, whole genome shotgun sequence genome harbors these coding sequences:
- the rnf32 gene encoding RING finger protein 32, with amino-acid sequence MEKGHGAEVGGVKLALAAAALQDHIIRSNPNLQGLCFHGPHRVQRPKFRRTHTEHTQGDEREHVLDPTPPPLTLAQRLGLVAAPRRLTAAEWTDINSRSLQEGDSVHPCVICKEKFCLQPQVLLSCSHVFHKTCLRAFERFSGRKCCPMCRREQYETREIHDGARLYREKCALRIQACWRGYIARKWYENVRKQRPPNDTRLRRQFLEAKVHELTEKLLRAFGPADVDGFLRDIDRNLAESREVFRRLDARLASVCENVCEMDAGAWLQAQEKAVQRDVQDCPICLTPLRVSHANRPLLLLSCSHLFHTPCLQTFEHFCLDGEPKCPLCRCPYTTKPV; translated from the exons ATGGAGAAG GGGCATGGCGCTGAAGTTGGGGGAGTGAAGTTGGCATTAGCAGCAGCAGCACTACAGGACCACATCATACGGAGTAACCCAAATCTACAGGGCCTGTGTTTCCATGGACCCCACAGAGTCCAGCGACCCAAATtcaggcgcacacacactgaacacacacaaggagATGAAAGAGAACATGTCCTGgacccaacacctccaccactcacactgG CCCAGAGACTAGGCTTGGTGGCAGCTCCTAGAAGACTGACGGCTGCCGAATGGACAGACATCAATTCTAGGTCTCTCCAGGAAGGAGACTCTGTTCACCCCTGTGTCATTTGCAAAGAGAAATTCTGCCTTCAGCCACAG GTTCTGCTTTCCTGTTCTCACGTATTTCACAAA acatgtCTGCGGGCCTTCGAGCGCTTTTCGGGCAGAAAGTGCTGTCCTATGTGCAGGAGGGAGCAGTACGAGACCCGAGAGATCCACGATGGCGCCAGGCTTTACAGGGAGAAGTGCGCTCTCAG GatccaggcgtgctggcgtggcTACATTGCCCGCAAATGGTATGAAAATGTCCGGAAGCAGCGTCCTCCAAATGACACACGCTTAAGACGACAATTCTTGGAGGCAAAG GTTCATGAGTTGACCGAGAAGTTATTGCGGGCCTTCGGTCCTGCCGACGTGGATGGGTTCCTGCGTGATATCGATCGTAACCTTGCGGAGAGCCGGGAGGTCTTCCGCCGCTTGGACGCGAGGCTGGCGAGCGTCTGTGAAAATGTCTGTGAAATGGACGCAGGCGCCTGGCTGCAGGCTCAGGAGAAG GCTGTCCAGCGAGATGTCCAGGACTGCCCCATCTGCCTGACCCCACTGAGGGTGAGCCATGCCAACAGGCCCCTCCTGCTCCTCTCCTGCTCCCACCTCTTCCACACACCCTGCCTCCAAACTTTCGAGCACTTTTGTTTGGACGGTGAGCCCAAATGTCCCCTATGTCGCTGCCCCTATACTACCAAGCCTGTGTAG